A region from the Microcella frigidaquae genome encodes:
- a CDS encoding DUF4233 domain-containing protein, whose protein sequence is MTDTTAPEPGPSGDESPASARRPRREKGARESLLQVTIVMEVLAVIFGALAINGLEVLPSAAVFGGAAAFIVLLIIAARVARYTWGVWFGSVLQLALLATGFIEVLAAVTAAVFVGFWIYGVVKGGQLDAAKRAATEGAS, encoded by the coding sequence GTGACCGACACCACTGCCCCCGAGCCCGGCCCCTCCGGCGACGAGAGCCCCGCATCCGCCCGCCGCCCCCGCCGCGAGAAGGGCGCCCGCGAGTCGCTGCTGCAGGTGACCATCGTGATGGAGGTGCTCGCCGTCATCTTCGGCGCGCTCGCCATCAACGGCCTCGAGGTTCTGCCCTCCGCCGCCGTCTTCGGCGGTGCAGCCGCGTTCATCGTGCTGCTGATCATCGCCGCCCGCGTAGCGCGGTACACCTGGGGGGTCTGGTTCGGCAGCGTCCTGCAGCTCGCGCTGCTCGCCACCGGCTTCATCGAGGTGCTCGCGGCCGTGACCGCGGCCGTGTTCGTGGGATTCTGGATCTACGGCGTCGTCAAGGGCGGCCAGCTCGACGCCGCCAAGCGCGCCGCAACCGAAGGAGCATCGTGA